The Primulina eburnea isolate SZY01 chromosome 6, ASM2296580v1, whole genome shotgun sequence genome contains a region encoding:
- the LOC140834439 gene encoding potassium channel AKT1-like yields MKHMFGKKPILNGSMCGMREIDDEIELVSKDEKYSDAISRGILPSLGANSNRKVKLRRFIVSPFDRRYRAWDSYLVLLVFYTAWVSPFEFGFIRRPRGLLAITDNIVNSFFFIDIVLTFFVAYLDKETFLLIDDQKLIALRYSRTWLVFDVISTIPSELARKILPSTTETYGYFSMLRLWRLRRVSAMFKRLEKDKNYNYFMIRILKLTWVTIFAVHFAGCIFYFIADRYHDPQKTWIALFMENFHESPIWDRYVMSIYWSIVTVTTTGYGDFHPVNKDEMIFDIFFMLFNLGLTAYIIGNMTNLIVQSTFRTRKFRETINAASGFAKRNQLPPRLQDQMLAHLSLRFRTDSEGLQQQETMDALPKALRSSISHFLFYSLVDKVYLFHGVSSDLLFQLVTEMKAEYYPPREDIILQNEAPTDLYILVSGAVDLITHTNRTEQEVGELKTGDVCGEIGVLSCRPQLFTVRTKRLSQLLRLSRNALLNILQANVADGTIIMNNVLQNLKERQDPLMQSILIDTEHMLAHGRMDMPLSLCFAAARGDDLLLQHLLRRGMDPNELDNNGLSALHIAASKGSLECVLLLLDYGADPNRRDSEGNVPLWDAILGKHDSVIKLLVDNGATLTSGDVAHFACYAVEQNNIQLLNEIIKFGGDVTLLNSLGTTALHTAISEENVEIVKFLMEKGIDIDKPDVHGWTPRALADYQGHEEIKAFLQTRKEPENRDTQQKNGSFPSQSRDVPYLKKHTSEPSMPPLNPEEKTSYSRYVRFSNSFARRRATASQNSLAGIITAGHRQNEGANLMFQTRVNVAPPQHQARVVVSYPQRGDAAGILILLPKSVDELLNYGYQKFGIRPNKITMKDGALVEDLAVIRDGDHLVLASSDIGVEF; encoded by the exons ATGAAGCACATGTTTGGGAAAAAGCCAATATTAAATGGCTCCATGTGTGGAATGAGAGAGATAGATGATGAAATCGAATTAGTCTCGAAAGATGAGAAATATTCTGATGCCATTTCGAGGGGCATTCTTCCTTCTCTCGGCGCTAACAGCAATCGCAAGGTCAAGCTTCGTCGCTTCATTGTCTCCCCTTTTGATCGTCGTTACAG AGCTTGGGACTCCTATCTAGTGCTATTGGTCTTCTACACAGCGTGGGTGTCCCCGTTTGAATTTGGCTTCATTAGAAGACCTAGAGGGCTTCTCGCCATTACAGACAACATCGTAAACTCATTTTTCTTCATCGACATTGTCCTTACATTCTTTGTCGCCTACCTCGACAAAGAAACATTTCTTTTAATCGACGACCAAAAGCTAATTGCCTTGAGATACTCAAGAACCTGGCTGGTGTTTGATGTGATCTCCACTATACCTTCTGAACTTGCTCGGAAAATTTTACCCTCTACGACGGAAACATATGGATACTTTAGTATGCTTCGCCTCTGGCGTCTCAGACGAGTCAGTGCAATGTTCAAGAG ATTGGAGAAAGACAAAAACTACAACTATTTCATGATTCGAATCTTGAAGCTTACTTGG GTCACTATTTTTGCGGTTCATTTCGCCGGTTGCATCTTCTATTTTATTGCTGATAGGTACCATGATCCACAGAAGACTTGGATTGCACTTTTCATGGAAAATTTTCACGAATCCCCGATATGGGATCGCTATGTTATGTCTATATACTGGTCTATAGTTACCGTCACAACTACCGGCTATGGCGATTTTCATCCCGTGAACAAGGATGAAATGATATTCGACATTTTCTTTATGCTATTCAATCTCGGGTTGACTGCCTATATCATTGGAAACATGACCAATTTGATCGTTCAATCAACCTTCAGAACCAGAAAATTC AGAGAAACTATAAATGCAGCCTCAGGATTTGCGAAAAGGAACCAACTGCCTCCTCGACTGCAAGATCAGATGCTTGCTCACTTGAGCCTCAGGTTCAGAACTGATTCAGAAGGGCTGCAGCAGCAAGAGACTATGGATGCTCTCCCGAAAGCTCTTCGTTCGAGTATATCACATTTTCTGTTTTACAGTCTTGTGGATAAAGTGTACTTGTTCCATGGGGTATCTAGCGACCTGCTCTTTCAACTG GTCACGGAGATGAAGGCCGAATATTATCCTCCTAGGGAAGATATAATTTTGCAAAATGAAGCTCCTACTGATCTATATATTCTGGTTAGCGGTGCAGTG GATCTTATCACGCATACAAATAGAACAGAACAG GAAGTTGGGGAGTTGAAGACTGGAGATGTATGCGGTGAAATTGGTGTTCTTAGCTGTAGGCCGCAACTTTTTACGGTTCGTACGAAACGATTGAGCCAGCTTCTGCGGTTGAGTCGTAACGCACTTTTGAACATTCTTCAAGCTAATGTTGCAGATGGGACAATAATCATGAACAATGTACTTCAG AATCTGAAAGAAAGGCAAGACCCTCTGATGCAGTCGATTTTGATAGACACGGAGCACATGCTTGCTCATGGGAGAATGGACATGCCACTCAGCTTATGCTTTGCAGCCGCCAGAGGAGATGATTTATTATTGCAACATTTGCTGAGACGAGGCATGGATCCGAATGAATTAGACAACAACGGTCTCAGTGCTTTG CATATTGCCGCATCCAAAGGAAGTCTAGAATGCGTGCTTCTGCTTTTAGATTATGGAGCGGACCCTAACAGAAGAG ATTCCGAAGGAAATGTCCCATTATGGGATGCAATCTTGGGGAAGCACGATTCTGTGATAAAACTTCTGGTAGACAATGGGGCAACGTTAACTTCTGGCGACGTTGCTCATTTTGCATGCTACGCTGTCGAGCAAAACAACATACAGCTACTAAATGAAATAATAAAGTTTGGAGGAGATGTCACATTGCTTAATAGCTTGGGAACCACAGCTCTTCATACAGCTATATCTGAAGAAAATGTCGAAATCGTGAAGTTTTTGATGGAAAAGGGAATCGACATAGACAAACCAGACGTCCATGGATGGACTCCTCGAGCCTTAGCCGATTACCAAGGTCATGAAGAGATCAAAGCCTTCCTTCAAACCAGGAAAGAGCCTGAAAACCGAGACACACAACAGAAAAATGGGAGTTTCCCATCTCAGTCGAGGGACGTGCCTTACCTTAAAAAGCACACAAGCGAACCTAGCATGCCTCCTTTGAATCCAGAAGAGAAAACTTCATATTCCAGATACGTGAGATTTTCTAACAGCTTTGCGAGGCGCAGGGCAACCGCTTCCCAGAATTCGCTTGCAGGGATCATCACAGCTGGCCATAGACAAAATGAAG GAGCAAATTTGATGTTTCAAACTCGTGTCAATGTTGCTCCACCTCAGCACCAGGCAAGAGTCGTTGTTAGCTATCCACAAAGGGGTGATGCAGCTGGAATACTGATACTTTTGCCTAAATCTGTGGATGAGCTACTCAATTATGGGTATCAGAAGTTCGGTATTCGTCCCAACAAAATCACGATGAAAGACGGAGCATTGGTCGAGGACTTGGCTGTAATCCGAGATGGCGATCATCTGGTTTTGGCTAGCTCTGATATTGGTGTGGAGTTCTAA